The proteins below are encoded in one region of Dasypus novemcinctus isolate mDasNov1 chromosome 13, mDasNov1.1.hap2, whole genome shotgun sequence:
- the NIT1 gene encoding deaminated glutathione amidase isoform X1 yields MVLDVSSCRTYFSSRRLRCFNLPGFIIRPPNQLLSLLCPGLRISRLSVLCAQPRPRAMAISSSSWELPLVAVCQITSTPDKQQNFKTCAELVREAARLGACLAFLPEAFDFIARDPAETLRLSEPLGGNLVGEYTQLARECGLWLSLGGFHERGQDWEQTQKIYNCHVLLNNKGSVVATYRKTHLCDVEIPGQGLMHESNSTIPGPSLESPISTPAGKIGLAICYDMRFPELSLALAQAGAEILTYPSAFGSVTGPAHWEVLLRARAIETQCYVVAAAQCGRHHEKRASYGHSMVVDPWGTVMARCSEGPGLCLARIDLNYLRQLRQHLPVFQHRRPDLYGNLGQPAS; encoded by the exons ATGGTTTTGGACGTATCTTCATGTAGGACCTACTTCTCATCCCGTCGGCTGCGGTGCTTTAACTT GCCGGGCTTCATCATCAGGCCTCCCAACCAGCTCCTGTCCCTTCTGTGTCCTGGACTTCGGATTTCTCGGCTCTCAGTACTTTGTGCTCAGCCCAG ACCCAGAGCCATGGccatctcctcttcctcctgggaACTGCCCCTGGTGGCTGTGTGCCAGATAACATCAACACCGGACAAACAGCAGAACTTTAAAacatgtgctgagctggttcgAGAGGCTGCCAGACTGGGCGCTTGCCTGGCTTTTCTGCCTGAGGCATTTGACTTCATCGCACGGgaccctgcagagacactacgcCTGTCTGAGCCACTGGGTGGGAACCTTGTGGGAGAATATACCCAGCTTGCCAG GGAATGTGGACTTTGGCTGTCCTTGGGTGGTTTCCACGAGCGTGGCCAAGACTGGGAACAGACTCAGAAAATCTACAATTGTCATGTGCTTCTGAACAACAAGG GGTCAGTGGTGGCCACTTACAGGAAGACACATCTGTGTGATGTAGAGATTCCAGGGCAGGGGCTCATGCATGAGAGCAACTCTACCATTCCTGGACCCAGTCTTGAGTCACCTATCAGTACACCAGCAGGCAAG ATTGGTCTAGCTATCTGCTATGACATGCGGTTCCCTGAACTCTCTCTGGCATTGGCTCAGGCTGGAGCAGAAATACTTACCTATCCTTCAGCTTTTGGATCTGTTACAGGCCCAGCCCACTGGGAG GTACTGCTGCGAGCCCGTGCCATTGAAACCCAGTGCTATGTAGTGGCAGCAGCACAGTGTGGGCGCCACCATGAGAAGAGAGCAAGTTATGGACACAGCATGGTGGTGGATCCTTGGGGAACAGTAATGGCCCGCTGCTCTGAGGGGCCAGGCCTCTGCCTTGCCCGAATTGACCTCAACTATCTTCGACAGTTGCGCCAACACCTGCCTGTGTTCCAGCACCGCAGGCCTGACCTCTATGGCAATCTGGGTCAGCCAGCATCTTAA
- the NIT1 gene encoding deaminated glutathione amidase isoform X2: protein MVLDVSSCRTYFSSRRLRPGFIIRPPNQLLSLLCPGLRISRLSVLCAQPRPRAMAISSSSWELPLVAVCQITSTPDKQQNFKTCAELVREAARLGACLAFLPEAFDFIARDPAETLRLSEPLGGNLVGEYTQLARECGLWLSLGGFHERGQDWEQTQKIYNCHVLLNNKGSVVATYRKTHLCDVEIPGQGLMHESNSTIPGPSLESPISTPAGKIGLAICYDMRFPELSLALAQAGAEILTYPSAFGSVTGPAHWEVLLRARAIETQCYVVAAAQCGRHHEKRASYGHSMVVDPWGTVMARCSEGPGLCLARIDLNYLRQLRQHLPVFQHRRPDLYGNLGQPAS from the exons ATGGTTTTGGACGTATCTTCATGTAGGACCTACTTCTCATCCCGTCGGCTGCG GCCGGGCTTCATCATCAGGCCTCCCAACCAGCTCCTGTCCCTTCTGTGTCCTGGACTTCGGATTTCTCGGCTCTCAGTACTTTGTGCTCAGCCCAG ACCCAGAGCCATGGccatctcctcttcctcctgggaACTGCCCCTGGTGGCTGTGTGCCAGATAACATCAACACCGGACAAACAGCAGAACTTTAAAacatgtgctgagctggttcgAGAGGCTGCCAGACTGGGCGCTTGCCTGGCTTTTCTGCCTGAGGCATTTGACTTCATCGCACGGgaccctgcagagacactacgcCTGTCTGAGCCACTGGGTGGGAACCTTGTGGGAGAATATACCCAGCTTGCCAG GGAATGTGGACTTTGGCTGTCCTTGGGTGGTTTCCACGAGCGTGGCCAAGACTGGGAACAGACTCAGAAAATCTACAATTGTCATGTGCTTCTGAACAACAAGG GGTCAGTGGTGGCCACTTACAGGAAGACACATCTGTGTGATGTAGAGATTCCAGGGCAGGGGCTCATGCATGAGAGCAACTCTACCATTCCTGGACCCAGTCTTGAGTCACCTATCAGTACACCAGCAGGCAAG ATTGGTCTAGCTATCTGCTATGACATGCGGTTCCCTGAACTCTCTCTGGCATTGGCTCAGGCTGGAGCAGAAATACTTACCTATCCTTCAGCTTTTGGATCTGTTACAGGCCCAGCCCACTGGGAG GTACTGCTGCGAGCCCGTGCCATTGAAACCCAGTGCTATGTAGTGGCAGCAGCACAGTGTGGGCGCCACCATGAGAAGAGAGCAAGTTATGGACACAGCATGGTGGTGGATCCTTGGGGAACAGTAATGGCCCGCTGCTCTGAGGGGCCAGGCCTCTGCCTTGCCCGAATTGACCTCAACTATCTTCGACAGTTGCGCCAACACCTGCCTGTGTTCCAGCACCGCAGGCCTGACCTCTATGGCAATCTGGGTCAGCCAGCATCTTAA
- the NIT1 gene encoding deaminated glutathione amidase isoform X4, which translates to MVLDVSSCRTYFSSRRLRCFNLPGFIIRPPNQLLSLLCPGLRISRLSVLCAQPRPRAMAISSSSWELPLVAVCQITSTPDKQQNFKTCAELVREAARLGACLAFLPEAFDFIARDPAETLRLSEPLGGNLVGEYTQLARECGLWLSLGGFHERGQDWEQTQKIYNCHVLLNNKGSVVATYRKTHLCDVEIPGQGLMHESNSTIPGPSLESPISTPAGKVLLRARAIETQCYVVAAAQCGRHHEKRASYGHSMVVDPWGTVMARCSEGPGLCLARIDLNYLRQLRQHLPVFQHRRPDLYGNLGQPAS; encoded by the exons ATGGTTTTGGACGTATCTTCATGTAGGACCTACTTCTCATCCCGTCGGCTGCGGTGCTTTAACTT GCCGGGCTTCATCATCAGGCCTCCCAACCAGCTCCTGTCCCTTCTGTGTCCTGGACTTCGGATTTCTCGGCTCTCAGTACTTTGTGCTCAGCCCAG ACCCAGAGCCATGGccatctcctcttcctcctgggaACTGCCCCTGGTGGCTGTGTGCCAGATAACATCAACACCGGACAAACAGCAGAACTTTAAAacatgtgctgagctggttcgAGAGGCTGCCAGACTGGGCGCTTGCCTGGCTTTTCTGCCTGAGGCATTTGACTTCATCGCACGGgaccctgcagagacactacgcCTGTCTGAGCCACTGGGTGGGAACCTTGTGGGAGAATATACCCAGCTTGCCAG GGAATGTGGACTTTGGCTGTCCTTGGGTGGTTTCCACGAGCGTGGCCAAGACTGGGAACAGACTCAGAAAATCTACAATTGTCATGTGCTTCTGAACAACAAGG GGTCAGTGGTGGCCACTTACAGGAAGACACATCTGTGTGATGTAGAGATTCCAGGGCAGGGGCTCATGCATGAGAGCAACTCTACCATTCCTGGACCCAGTCTTGAGTCACCTATCAGTACACCAGCAGGCAAG GTACTGCTGCGAGCCCGTGCCATTGAAACCCAGTGCTATGTAGTGGCAGCAGCACAGTGTGGGCGCCACCATGAGAAGAGAGCAAGTTATGGACACAGCATGGTGGTGGATCCTTGGGGAACAGTAATGGCCCGCTGCTCTGAGGGGCCAGGCCTCTGCCTTGCCCGAATTGACCTCAACTATCTTCGACAGTTGCGCCAACACCTGCCTGTGTTCCAGCACCGCAGGCCTGACCTCTATGGCAATCTGGGTCAGCCAGCATCTTAA
- the NIT1 gene encoding deaminated glutathione amidase isoform X3 — translation MPGFIIRPPNQLLSLLCPGLRISRLSVLCAQPRPRAMAISSSSWELPLVAVCQITSTPDKQQNFKTCAELVREAARLGACLAFLPEAFDFIARDPAETLRLSEPLGGNLVGEYTQLARECGLWLSLGGFHERGQDWEQTQKIYNCHVLLNNKGSVVATYRKTHLCDVEIPGQGLMHESNSTIPGPSLESPISTPAGKIGLAICYDMRFPELSLALAQAGAEILTYPSAFGSVTGPAHWEVLLRARAIETQCYVVAAAQCGRHHEKRASYGHSMVVDPWGTVMARCSEGPGLCLARIDLNYLRQLRQHLPVFQHRRPDLYGNLGQPAS, via the exons AT GCCGGGCTTCATCATCAGGCCTCCCAACCAGCTCCTGTCCCTTCTGTGTCCTGGACTTCGGATTTCTCGGCTCTCAGTACTTTGTGCTCAGCCCAG ACCCAGAGCCATGGccatctcctcttcctcctgggaACTGCCCCTGGTGGCTGTGTGCCAGATAACATCAACACCGGACAAACAGCAGAACTTTAAAacatgtgctgagctggttcgAGAGGCTGCCAGACTGGGCGCTTGCCTGGCTTTTCTGCCTGAGGCATTTGACTTCATCGCACGGgaccctgcagagacactacgcCTGTCTGAGCCACTGGGTGGGAACCTTGTGGGAGAATATACCCAGCTTGCCAG GGAATGTGGACTTTGGCTGTCCTTGGGTGGTTTCCACGAGCGTGGCCAAGACTGGGAACAGACTCAGAAAATCTACAATTGTCATGTGCTTCTGAACAACAAGG GGTCAGTGGTGGCCACTTACAGGAAGACACATCTGTGTGATGTAGAGATTCCAGGGCAGGGGCTCATGCATGAGAGCAACTCTACCATTCCTGGACCCAGTCTTGAGTCACCTATCAGTACACCAGCAGGCAAG ATTGGTCTAGCTATCTGCTATGACATGCGGTTCCCTGAACTCTCTCTGGCATTGGCTCAGGCTGGAGCAGAAATACTTACCTATCCTTCAGCTTTTGGATCTGTTACAGGCCCAGCCCACTGGGAG GTACTGCTGCGAGCCCGTGCCATTGAAACCCAGTGCTATGTAGTGGCAGCAGCACAGTGTGGGCGCCACCATGAGAAGAGAGCAAGTTATGGACACAGCATGGTGGTGGATCCTTGGGGAACAGTAATGGCCCGCTGCTCTGAGGGGCCAGGCCTCTGCCTTGCCCGAATTGACCTCAACTATCTTCGACAGTTGCGCCAACACCTGCCTGTGTTCCAGCACCGCAGGCCTGACCTCTATGGCAATCTGGGTCAGCCAGCATCTTAA
- the NIT1 gene encoding deaminated glutathione amidase isoform X5, producing the protein MAISSSSWELPLVAVCQITSTPDKQQNFKTCAELVREAARLGACLAFLPEAFDFIARDPAETLRLSEPLGGNLVGEYTQLARECGLWLSLGGFHERGQDWEQTQKIYNCHVLLNNKGSVVATYRKTHLCDVEIPGQGLMHESNSTIPGPSLESPISTPAGKIGLAICYDMRFPELSLALAQAGAEILTYPSAFGSVTGPAHWEVLLRARAIETQCYVVAAAQCGRHHEKRASYGHSMVVDPWGTVMARCSEGPGLCLARIDLNYLRQLRQHLPVFQHRRPDLYGNLGQPAS; encoded by the exons ATGGccatctcctcttcctcctgggaACTGCCCCTGGTGGCTGTGTGCCAGATAACATCAACACCGGACAAACAGCAGAACTTTAAAacatgtgctgagctggttcgAGAGGCTGCCAGACTGGGCGCTTGCCTGGCTTTTCTGCCTGAGGCATTTGACTTCATCGCACGGgaccctgcagagacactacgcCTGTCTGAGCCACTGGGTGGGAACCTTGTGGGAGAATATACCCAGCTTGCCAG GGAATGTGGACTTTGGCTGTCCTTGGGTGGTTTCCACGAGCGTGGCCAAGACTGGGAACAGACTCAGAAAATCTACAATTGTCATGTGCTTCTGAACAACAAGG GGTCAGTGGTGGCCACTTACAGGAAGACACATCTGTGTGATGTAGAGATTCCAGGGCAGGGGCTCATGCATGAGAGCAACTCTACCATTCCTGGACCCAGTCTTGAGTCACCTATCAGTACACCAGCAGGCAAG ATTGGTCTAGCTATCTGCTATGACATGCGGTTCCCTGAACTCTCTCTGGCATTGGCTCAGGCTGGAGCAGAAATACTTACCTATCCTTCAGCTTTTGGATCTGTTACAGGCCCAGCCCACTGGGAG GTACTGCTGCGAGCCCGTGCCATTGAAACCCAGTGCTATGTAGTGGCAGCAGCACAGTGTGGGCGCCACCATGAGAAGAGAGCAAGTTATGGACACAGCATGGTGGTGGATCCTTGGGGAACAGTAATGGCCCGCTGCTCTGAGGGGCCAGGCCTCTGCCTTGCCCGAATTGACCTCAACTATCTTCGACAGTTGCGCCAACACCTGCCTGTGTTCCAGCACCGCAGGCCTGACCTCTATGGCAATCTGGGTCAGCCAGCATCTTAA
- the DEDD gene encoding death effector domain-containing protein isoform X2, with protein MAGLKRQASQVWPEEHGEQEHGLYSLHHMFDIVGTHLTHRDVLQLLRIITRHDLLPYVTLKRRRAVCPDLVDKYLEETSIRYVTPRALSDPEPRTPQPPKTVPPHYPVVCCPTSGPQMCSKRPARGKATLGSQRKRRKSVTPDPKEKQTCDIRLRVRAEYCQHETALQGNVFSNKQDPLERQFERFNQANTILKSRDLGSIICDIKFSELTYLDAFWRDYINGSLLEALKGVFITDSLKQAVGHEAIKLLVNVDEEDYELGRQKLLRNLMLQALP; from the exons ATGGCGGGCCTAAAGCGGCAGGCAAGCCAGGTGTGGCCAGAAGAGCACGGTGAGCAGGAACACGGACTTTATAGCCTGCACCATATGTTTGACATCGTGGGCACCCACCTGACACACAGAGAT GTGCTGCAGCTGCTGCGCATCATCACTCGCCATGACCTGCTGCCCTACGTCACCCTCAAGAGGAGGCGGGCTG TGTGCCCTGATCTTGTAGACAAGTATCTGGAGGAGACATCAATTCGCTATGTGACCCCCAGAGCCCTCAGTGATCCAGAACCAAGGACACCCCAGCCCCCTAAAACAG TGCCTCCCCACTATCCTGTGGTGTGCTGCCCCACTTCAGGCCCTCAGATGTGTAGCAAGCGGCCAGCCAGAGGGAAAGCCACACTTGGGAGCCAGAGAAAACGCCGGAAGTCAGTGACACCAGATCCTAAGGAAAAGCAGACATGTG ACATCAGGCTGCGAGTTCGGGCTGAATACTGCCAGCATGAGACTGCTCTGCAGGGCAACGTCTTCTCTAACAAGCAGGACCCACTTGAGCGCCAGTTTGAGCGCTTTAACCAGGCCAACACCATCCTCAAGTCCCGGGATCTGGGCTCCATCATCTGTGACATCAAGTTCTCTGAGCTCACCTACCTCGATGCATTCTGGCGCGACTATATCAATGGCTCATTACTAGAAGCACTTAAAGGTGTCTTCATCACAGACTCCCTCAAGCAGGCTGTGGGCCACGAAGCCATCAAGCTGCTGGTGAATGTGGATGAGGAGGACTATGAGCTAGGCCGACAGAAACTCCTGAGGAACTTGATGCTGCAAGCATTGCCCTGA
- the DEDD gene encoding death effector domain-containing protein isoform X3 translates to MAGLKRQASQVWPEEHGEQEHGLYSLHHMFDIVGTHLTHRDVRVLSFLFVDVIDDHERGLIRNGRDFLLALERQGRCDESNFRQVLQLLRIITRHDLLPYVTLKRRRAVCPDLVDKYLEETSIRYVTPRALSDPEPRTPQPPKTDIRLRVRAEYCQHETALQGNVFSNKQDPLERQFERFNQANTILKSRDLGSIICDIKFSELTYLDAFWRDYINGSLLEALKGVFITDSLKQAVGHEAIKLLVNVDEEDYELGRQKLLRNLMLQALP, encoded by the exons ATGGCGGGCCTAAAGCGGCAGGCAAGCCAGGTGTGGCCAGAAGAGCACGGTGAGCAGGAACACGGACTTTATAGCCTGCACCATATGTTTGACATCGTGGGCACCCACCTGACACACAGAGATGTGCgtgttctttccttcctctttgttGATGTCATTGATGACCATGAGCGTGGCCTCATCAGAAATGGACGTGACTTCTTATTGGCACTGGAGCGCCAGGGCCGCTGTGATGAGAGTAACTTTCGCCAGGTGCTGCAGCTGCTGCGCATCATCACTCGCCATGACCTGCTGCCCTACGTCACCCTCAAGAGGAGGCGGGCTG TGTGCCCTGATCTTGTAGACAAGTATCTGGAGGAGACATCAATTCGCTATGTGACCCCCAGAGCCCTCAGTGATCCAGAACCAAGGACACCCCAGCCCCCTAAAACAG ACATCAGGCTGCGAGTTCGGGCTGAATACTGCCAGCATGAGACTGCTCTGCAGGGCAACGTCTTCTCTAACAAGCAGGACCCACTTGAGCGCCAGTTTGAGCGCTTTAACCAGGCCAACACCATCCTCAAGTCCCGGGATCTGGGCTCCATCATCTGTGACATCAAGTTCTCTGAGCTCACCTACCTCGATGCATTCTGGCGCGACTATATCAATGGCTCATTACTAGAAGCACTTAAAGGTGTCTTCATCACAGACTCCCTCAAGCAGGCTGTGGGCCACGAAGCCATCAAGCTGCTGGTGAATGTGGATGAGGAGGACTATGAGCTAGGCCGACAGAAACTCCTGAGGAACTTGATGCTGCAAGCATTGCCCTGA
- the DEDD gene encoding death effector domain-containing protein isoform X1, whose translation MAGLKRQASQVWPEEHGEQEHGLYSLHHMFDIVGTHLTHRDVRVLSFLFVDVIDDHERGLIRNGRDFLLALERQGRCDESNFRQVLQLLRIITRHDLLPYVTLKRRRAVCPDLVDKYLEETSIRYVTPRALSDPEPRTPQPPKTVPPHYPVVCCPTSGPQMCSKRPARGKATLGSQRKRRKSVTPDPKEKQTCDIRLRVRAEYCQHETALQGNVFSNKQDPLERQFERFNQANTILKSRDLGSIICDIKFSELTYLDAFWRDYINGSLLEALKGVFITDSLKQAVGHEAIKLLVNVDEEDYELGRQKLLRNLMLQALP comes from the exons ATGGCGGGCCTAAAGCGGCAGGCAAGCCAGGTGTGGCCAGAAGAGCACGGTGAGCAGGAACACGGACTTTATAGCCTGCACCATATGTTTGACATCGTGGGCACCCACCTGACACACAGAGATGTGCgtgttctttccttcctctttgttGATGTCATTGATGACCATGAGCGTGGCCTCATCAGAAATGGACGTGACTTCTTATTGGCACTGGAGCGCCAGGGCCGCTGTGATGAGAGTAACTTTCGCCAGGTGCTGCAGCTGCTGCGCATCATCACTCGCCATGACCTGCTGCCCTACGTCACCCTCAAGAGGAGGCGGGCTG TGTGCCCTGATCTTGTAGACAAGTATCTGGAGGAGACATCAATTCGCTATGTGACCCCCAGAGCCCTCAGTGATCCAGAACCAAGGACACCCCAGCCCCCTAAAACAG TGCCTCCCCACTATCCTGTGGTGTGCTGCCCCACTTCAGGCCCTCAGATGTGTAGCAAGCGGCCAGCCAGAGGGAAAGCCACACTTGGGAGCCAGAGAAAACGCCGGAAGTCAGTGACACCAGATCCTAAGGAAAAGCAGACATGTG ACATCAGGCTGCGAGTTCGGGCTGAATACTGCCAGCATGAGACTGCTCTGCAGGGCAACGTCTTCTCTAACAAGCAGGACCCACTTGAGCGCCAGTTTGAGCGCTTTAACCAGGCCAACACCATCCTCAAGTCCCGGGATCTGGGCTCCATCATCTGTGACATCAAGTTCTCTGAGCTCACCTACCTCGATGCATTCTGGCGCGACTATATCAATGGCTCATTACTAGAAGCACTTAAAGGTGTCTTCATCACAGACTCCCTCAAGCAGGCTGTGGGCCACGAAGCCATCAAGCTGCTGGTGAATGTGGATGAGGAGGACTATGAGCTAGGCCGACAGAAACTCCTGAGGAACTTGATGCTGCAAGCATTGCCCTGA